The genomic region CGGCGCCGGCCAGCACCGCGGTGCCGACGCCGGCGGGCGCGCCGCGGGTCGTGCTGATCCACGGCCCCGAGCTCCTGGGCTCCGAGCAGAAGGCGGTCGACCGGCTGCGCGGCGGGCTGGCGCGCGGCCGCAACTCGGCGGCGCTGGTCGACGCGTCGCCCGACGAGGAGGCCGTGGCCCGGGCCTGGATCGATCACGCCGAGCCGGGGACCTCGCCGGCGCTACCGGCGGCCTGGGCCGCGGCGCCGGTGGTGCTGGTGCTCGAGCTGCTCCCGCCGATCGGCGAGAAGCCCAGGCGGCGGAGCGGCGGGCTCGGCGCCTGGGTCGCGTTCCGGCCGCCGTCGACCGACCCGGTGATCGTCCAGCGCGGCCAGCCCGCCGGCCCCGACCTCGGCGACGAGGGCGCCGTCCAGGCCGTGCTCGACACCCTCGCCCTCGCCGCCGGAGCCACGCCATGACCCGCGCGCTCGTCGTCGCCGCCACCGCGCTGGCGCTGACCGTCGCCGCGCCTGCGCACGCGGGCTGGCGGCCGGTGGTCACGCTGCTCGTCGACGCAGGCCAGGGCGGCGCGGCCGGCAAGCGCTGCGTCGACAGCATCGCCGGCAAGCTCAAGGAGGCCGGCGAGGATCTCGAGCTGACCCGGCGCGACCTCGCGGCGGTGCGCGCGAAGCTACCGGCGACGCTGGCGCCATCGGTGCTGGCCTGGGCCTGGGCCGACACCCGGCCGCTGCGCAGCCGCGGCCGCGACGGCACCTACGACGCGATCGTCGTGGTCGACTGCCGCCCCGACGCCGGCACGATCGATGTGATGATCGCGCCCACCAGCGAGGACGTCACGACCGTGCGCCTGCGCGGCATCGCCCCGGCGCCGCGCACGATCGCCTGGCTGACGGCGCGCATCCAGGCGGCGTCGTCCGTCGGCTTCGAGCTGTGACCCGGTCCTCGGCGCCCCGCGGCTGGTGTTTTTCGCGGCGTTTCACACCAGCCACCTAGGCCGGCGCGTGGCCGCGCAGCCACGCGACGACGCGCGCGGCGATGCCCGCGGGCTCCTCGACGGCGAGGAAGTGCCCGACCGCGGGCACGACCTCGCGCCGGTAGCCGCCGGTGAAGTAGCGCTCGGCGCCCAGGCCGACCGCGGGGCCGATGCAGCCGTCGTCGGCGCCGTGCAGGTACAGGGTCGGCACGGCGATGCGATCGCGGCGGCGCAGGCGCGCCGCGGCCTCGGCCAGCGGCCGGGTCAGCGCCCGGTAGTACAGGAGCGGCGCCGGCCAGCTCGCGCGCAGGGTGGCGTGGAGCTCGGCGCGCAGGTCGTCGGGCAGGTGGTAGCCCGGGGACCACGTCCGCCACAGCCGGTCGATCAGCGCGAAGTCGCGCGCGGCGGCGACCCGCTCGGAGCCCGGCAGCTGGAACGCGAGCATGTACCAGGACCGCGCCAGCTGCGCCGGCGTCGCCAGCGCGCGCACGAACACCGCCGGGTGCGGCACGGCCATCGTCACCGCCGCGCGGATCCGCGCCGGCGCGCGGGCGCACGCGACGTAGGTGACCGCGGCGCCCCAGTCGTGGCCGACGACCGCGACCGGCCGGTCGGGCGACAGCGCCTCGGCCCAGGCCAGGACGTCGGTGGCCAGCGCGTCGGCGTGGCAGGGGCCGGCCAGCGGCGACGGCGCGTAGCCGCGCAGCCACGGCGCGACCACCCGGTGGCCGGCGGCGGCGACCGCCGCGATCATCGGCGCGAACGTCGTCGGCGTGTCGGGGAAGCCGTGCAGCACCAGCACCACCGGATCGGTGGCCGCGCCGGCCGCGAGCGCGGTGAACTCGCCGACGCGGATCGGCTCGATCACGCCGCGGGATCCTCGACGAACACCTGGTGCTCGACCAGGCGCTTGTACAGGCCGCCGGCGGCCATCAGCTCGGCGTGGCGACCGCTCTCGGCGACCTTGCCGCCGTGGACCACGACGATGCGATCGGCGTCGCGCACGGTCGACAGCCGGTGCGCGACCACCAGCGTGGTGCGGTCGCGCATCAGCCGGGCCAGCGCCTCCTGGACCTGGGCCTCGCTCTCGGAGTCGAGGTTCGAGGTGGCCTCGTCGAGGATCAGCACCCGCGGGTCGACCAGCAGCGCCCGCGCGATCGCGATGC from Myxococcales bacterium harbors:
- a CDS encoding alpha/beta hydrolase, whose translation is MIEPIRVGEFTALAAGAATDPVVLVLHGFPDTPTTFAPMIAAVAAAGHRVVAPWLRGYAPSPLAGPCHADALATDVLAWAEALSPDRPVAVVGHDWGAAVTYVACARAPARIRAAVTMAVPHPAVFVRALATPAQLARSWYMLAFQLPGSERVAAARDFALIDRLWRTWSPGYHLPDDLRAELHATLRASWPAPLLYYRALTRPLAEAAARLRRRDRIAVPTLYLHGADDGCIGPAVGLGAERYFTGGYRREVVPAVGHFLAVEEPAGIAARVVAWLRGHAPA